One part of the Myxococcales bacterium genome encodes these proteins:
- the lon gene encoding endopeptidase La, which produces MPKDLPRRKPDAEDLPTVLPLLPVRDLVVFPYMIAPLRVSRRMSLDAVEAALASDDRLVFIVAQRDASDEEPNPAALYRTGTVGVIMRMRRLSDDSLKILVQGLSRARIQRFLVEQPFFQVRLDHYEDLSGTRSVEVEAVTRSVRTNVERIAELGKTLQPELAMVLQNVEEPGRMADLVASNLTLKLPEAQALLENEDSGSRLIKVNELLEREIGILEVQNRIQNRAKEEMTKTQRDYFLREQLRQIRNELGDTDAFRDEIEELRTKIAKNGLPVEAKTEADKQLRRLELMSPESAESAVLRNYLDWLVELPWSETEESKVDLAAARKILDDDHYDLEHIKERILDYLAVHRLRSGVHGPILCFLGPPGVGKTSLGRSIARALGRKFVRISLGGVRDEAEIRGHRRTYVGAMPGRIVQGMKQAGSRNPVFLLDEIDKLGADFRGDPSSALLEVLDPEQNHTFRDHYLGVPYDLSKVMFIATANLADGIPPALRDRMEILRLAGYSEEEKLAIAERFLVPKQITESGLSTDEVTIGRDVLRRVVTEYTREAGLRELERLVAQLTRKLARRVVEAEADPAAKRKSRSKESLTVQSGDLSTFLGPPRYIADEQMDADEVGIANGLAWTPYGGEVLHVEAQTMAGKGSLILTGQLGEVMKESAQAALSYARAQALALGHGHSFFAEREIHIHVPAGGVPKDGPSAGITIATVLISMLTGIPVRKDVAMTGELTLRGRVLPIGGPERKAPGRRPPRSSDRHHSRGQRLRAIGGARTLDGEARGRARANHERGRECGPGAQDRYGPGSSRYQRQGGQPPQGEGRRGKAVKGR; this is translated from the coding sequence ATGCCGAAGGACCTCCCTCGACGTAAGCCAGACGCCGAGGATTTGCCCACCGTTCTCCCCCTGCTACCAGTGCGGGACTTGGTCGTATTTCCCTACATGATCGCGCCGCTGCGGGTCTCGCGGCGGATGTCGCTCGATGCGGTCGAGGCGGCGTTGGCCAGCGACGATCGCCTCGTCTTCATCGTGGCCCAACGAGATGCCTCTGACGAAGAGCCGAACCCCGCAGCGCTCTATCGCACAGGCACCGTGGGTGTGATCATGCGTATGCGTCGGCTCTCCGACGACAGCTTGAAGATTCTGGTTCAGGGGCTGTCACGCGCCCGCATCCAGAGGTTCCTCGTCGAACAACCTTTCTTCCAGGTACGGCTTGATCACTACGAGGATCTGAGTGGAACCCGGTCCGTCGAAGTGGAAGCGGTCACGCGCTCGGTGCGCACCAACGTCGAGCGGATCGCGGAGCTTGGCAAGACCTTGCAGCCCGAGTTGGCGATGGTTCTCCAGAACGTGGAGGAGCCGGGCCGGATGGCTGACCTCGTGGCCTCGAACCTCACGCTGAAGCTCCCAGAGGCGCAAGCACTGCTCGAAAATGAAGACTCGGGCTCGCGGCTGATCAAGGTCAACGAGCTGCTCGAGCGCGAGATCGGCATCCTCGAGGTGCAGAACCGAATTCAGAACCGCGCAAAGGAGGAGATGACCAAGACGCAGCGAGATTACTTCCTGCGTGAGCAGCTTCGCCAAATCCGCAATGAGCTGGGTGATACAGACGCCTTCCGCGACGAGATCGAGGAGCTGCGAACGAAGATCGCCAAAAACGGACTCCCGGTCGAAGCGAAGACGGAGGCCGACAAACAGTTGCGCCGGCTCGAGCTGATGTCACCCGAAAGCGCCGAGTCGGCGGTGCTGCGGAACTATCTCGATTGGCTGGTTGAGCTGCCCTGGTCGGAGACGGAAGAAAGCAAAGTTGACCTTGCCGCCGCACGCAAGATCCTGGACGACGATCACTACGACCTCGAGCACATCAAAGAGCGCATTTTGGACTACCTCGCAGTGCACCGGCTGCGCAGCGGCGTGCACGGCCCCATCCTGTGCTTCCTTGGGCCCCCGGGTGTGGGAAAGACCTCGCTCGGGCGTTCGATCGCTCGCGCGCTCGGGCGTAAGTTCGTGCGGATCTCCTTGGGGGGCGTGAGAGACGAGGCCGAGATACGCGGTCACCGTCGCACTTACGTGGGGGCCATGCCGGGTCGCATCGTGCAAGGGATGAAGCAAGCGGGCTCCCGCAACCCCGTCTTTTTGCTCGACGAAATCGACAAGCTGGGCGCTGACTTTCGCGGCGATCCGTCATCGGCGCTGCTCGAGGTGCTCGACCCCGAGCAGAACCACACCTTTCGCGATCACTACCTGGGTGTGCCTTACGATCTCTCGAAGGTCATGTTCATCGCCACTGCAAACCTGGCCGACGGTATCCCGCCGGCCCTGCGCGACCGCATGGAGATCTTGCGCCTTGCGGGCTACAGCGAAGAAGAGAAGCTCGCGATCGCCGAGCGCTTCTTGGTGCCAAAGCAGATTACGGAATCGGGACTCTCCACCGACGAAGTGACGATCGGTCGCGATGTCTTGCGCAGGGTGGTCACGGAGTACACGCGCGAAGCGGGCTTACGAGAGCTCGAACGCTTGGTTGCGCAGCTCACGCGCAAGCTGGCCCGCCGGGTGGTGGAAGCCGAAGCTGATCCCGCTGCCAAGCGCAAATCGCGAAGCAAAGAGAGCCTGACGGTGCAATCCGGGGATCTGTCGACCTTCCTTGGACCGCCCCGGTACATCGCCGACGAGCAGATGGATGCCGACGAGGTGGGCATTGCGAATGGGCTCGCATGGACCCCCTACGGTGGAGAGGTCCTTCACGTCGAGGCACAGACCATGGCCGGCAAAGGCAGCCTCATCCTCACGGGCCAGCTTGGTGAGGTGATGAAGGAGTCAGCGCAAGCGGCGTTGTCGTATGCGCGGGCGCAGGCCCTGGCCTTGGGACACGGACACTCGTTCTTCGCCGAACGTGAGATTCATATCCACGTTCCCGCAGGCGGGGTTCCCAAGGATGGCCCTTCGGCGGGCATCACCATCGCCACCGTTCTCATCTCCATGTTGACGGGTATTCCGGTGCGCAAAGACGTTGCGATGACGGGTGAGCTCACCCTGCGCGGACGGGTGCTTCCGATAGGGGGGCCTGAAAGAAAAGCTCCTGGCCGCCGTCCGCCTCGGTCTTCGGACCGTCATCATTCCCGCGGGCAACGCCTCCGAGCTATCGGAGGTGCCCGAACACTTGATGGCGAAGCTCGAGGTCGTGCCCGTGCGAACCATGAAAGAGGTCGTGAGTGTGGCCCTGGCGCGCAAGATCGATACGGGCCTGGCTCCTCTCGATACCAACGGCAAGGCGGTCAGCCCCCGCAAGGCGAAGGCCGTCGCGGCAAAGCCGTCAAAGGCCGGTAA
- the ttcA gene encoding tRNA 2-thiocytidine(32) synthetase TtcA — protein sequence MSSLDAPWRTAPLRETSTERALMRELGRAVADFDLIREGDRIMVAMSGGKDSYALYTLLSKLAQRAPVRFELIAVHLDQGHPGYDGRPLEAWLQRANARYHILREDTYSVVTDKIPEGKTYCSLCSRLRRGILYRAADELGCTKIALGHHRDDALETLLLNLFFAGKLAAMPAHLTSNDSAHIVIRPLIFCAEATLEVYAREQGFPILPCNLCGSQSQAQRRQMKEMLSRMEAQHPNVRHSMLAAIGNVNPAHLLDRALAAQPHHVSSPDEAGSLVSPTRLRPRRVADAPSPDAGGEPR from the coding sequence ATGTCTTCCCTCGACGCGCCTTGGCGGACCGCCCCCCTCCGCGAAACGTCCACGGAACGAGCCCTGATGCGAGAGCTCGGCCGCGCCGTCGCCGATTTCGACCTCATTCGTGAGGGGGATCGCATCATGGTGGCGATGTCCGGTGGCAAAGACAGCTACGCCCTCTACACCCTCTTGTCGAAGCTTGCCCAGCGGGCCCCCGTGCGCTTCGAGCTCATCGCCGTGCACCTCGACCAGGGCCATCCGGGCTACGACGGCCGGCCTCTCGAGGCCTGGCTGCAAAGGGCCAACGCCCGCTACCACATCCTGAGGGAGGACACGTATTCGGTCGTCACGGACAAGATCCCGGAGGGAAAGACCTACTGCTCCCTGTGCTCGCGCCTGCGCCGGGGCATCCTTTACCGCGCGGCCGACGAGCTCGGCTGTACCAAGATCGCACTCGGTCACCACCGCGACGACGCCCTCGAGACCTTGCTCCTCAACCTCTTCTTCGCGGGAAAGCTGGCCGCCATGCCGGCCCATCTCACGAGCAACGACAGTGCTCACATCGTGATTCGGCCCTTGATCTTCTGTGCGGAAGCCACGCTGGAGGTCTATGCGCGCGAACAGGGCTTCCCCATTCTGCCCTGTAACCTCTGTGGCTCCCAGAGCCAGGCGCAGCGGCGACAGATGAAAGAGATGCTCTCCCGCATGGAGGCGCAGCATCCGAACGTGCGCCACAGTATGCTGGCGGCGATCGGTAACGTGAATCCGGCTCACTTACTCGACCGTGCGCTGGCGGCGCAGCCCCACCACGTTTCGAGTCCCGACGAGGCTGGGTCGCTCGTATCCCCTACGCGCCTACGGCCACGACGCGTGGCAGACGCCCCCTCCCCGGACGCGGGCGGCGAGCCCCGTTAA
- the msrA gene encoding peptide-methionine (S)-S-oxide reductase MsrA — MAWVLSKLVLPTLETALPGRSTPMPVPDRHYVSGAPLRTPFPGAQLALFGMGCFWGAERRFWQTLGVTSTQVGYAGGLTPNPTYEEVCSGLTGHAEVVRVVFDERVVTYEGLLKVFWEGHDPTQGMRQGHDVGTQYRSVVYTYDPQQLALAQATRDRYEKALAARGNGPITTEIRAAPTFFYAEPYHQQYLAKNPDGYCGLGGMGVPLPALG; from the coding sequence ATGGCATGGGTGTTGTCGAAGCTGGTGCTGCCCACATTGGAAACGGCGCTTCCTGGAAGGTCGACGCCGATGCCCGTGCCGGATCGGCACTACGTTTCGGGGGCGCCCCTCCGCACCCCGTTTCCGGGCGCCCAGCTGGCCCTGTTCGGGATGGGCTGCTTCTGGGGTGCCGAGCGGCGCTTCTGGCAAACTCTGGGCGTCACGTCGACACAGGTGGGGTACGCAGGGGGCCTCACGCCGAACCCCACCTATGAAGAGGTGTGTTCGGGCCTGACGGGCCATGCCGAGGTGGTTCGGGTGGTTTTCGACGAACGCGTCGTGACGTACGAAGGCCTCTTGAAGGTTTTCTGGGAAGGGCACGATCCCACCCAGGGCATGCGGCAGGGCCACGACGTTGGCACCCAATATCGCTCCGTGGTTTATACCTACGACCCCCAGCAGCTCGCGCTTGCGCAGGCCACGCGGGACCGCTACGAGAAGGCCTTGGCCGCACGAGGAAACGGACCGATCACGACCGAAATACGCGCGGCGCCCACCTTCTTCTACGCCGAACCCTACCATCAGCAGTATTTGGCGAAGAACCCCGACGGGTACTGTGGGCTTGGCGGTATGGGTGTGCCGTTGCCCGCGCTGGGCTGA
- a CDS encoding TonB family protein produces the protein MGSAADRTRRSSGWPALGVASGVAFFFHVAFVFWGMGWLAGLRGVDPDVELSAGAAAWWRAFVAAAPEAPFEVSPEVSVVAASEALPDLARTPAADDRKRVEESAPRVADGQDPRSPAPDGGEGLGQSHPDAWRHDRQHLNAQLTDGAPRVRPARTRRGRRLASPQAERREPRSGVGDAPQTAHEALVLAKADEMTGSGGDGLAIGAAVALQERSGTSQHSGRGPLAAATGERRFDTEHVGAPGDVVDVRAASPERRPGPIDLVAAGSPGPAPAASQRGPSDHPGAVPHVATGQAPSLHGSPAPVAQGPEVKLSTRELERARYEREIKRRAQAMLRFPRQLALELQQGEAIVRFTVGSDGALHGAVTVTKSAGFRQFDEEARSAVERAAPFPRMPEALVVHMRVAFENPVLR, from the coding sequence GTGGGTTCCGCTGCCGATCGAACACGCCGCTCGAGCGGGTGGCCCGCGCTGGGGGTGGCGAGCGGTGTAGCGTTTTTCTTCCATGTCGCGTTCGTGTTTTGGGGGATGGGGTGGCTCGCGGGGCTTCGCGGCGTCGACCCTGACGTCGAGCTCTCGGCGGGCGCCGCGGCCTGGTGGCGCGCCTTCGTGGCTGCCGCGCCGGAAGCCCCTTTCGAGGTGAGCCCGGAGGTGTCCGTCGTGGCCGCGTCCGAGGCGCTCCCGGACTTGGCGCGCACGCCTGCGGCGGATGACCGAAAGCGCGTCGAGGAATCCGCTCCCCGTGTGGCCGACGGACAGGATCCCCGGTCGCCGGCGCCCGACGGTGGTGAGGGTCTGGGGCAGAGCCACCCCGATGCCTGGCGGCACGACCGTCAACACCTGAATGCACAGCTTACGGATGGCGCCCCCCGTGTCCGGCCGGCGCGCACCCGGCGCGGCCGACGCCTGGCTTCTCCGCAAGCCGAGCGTCGCGAGCCTCGCAGCGGGGTGGGCGATGCACCCCAGACGGCGCACGAGGCGTTGGTGTTGGCCAAAGCGGACGAAATGACCGGATCCGGAGGGGACGGCCTGGCCATCGGGGCCGCCGTGGCCCTGCAAGAGCGATCCGGCACGAGCCAGCACAGTGGCCGGGGCCCGCTGGCGGCGGCTACGGGCGAGCGGCGCTTCGATACCGAACACGTCGGGGCCCCCGGCGATGTGGTGGACGTGCGCGCGGCCTCGCCCGAGCGGAGGCCGGGGCCCATCGACCTCGTGGCGGCCGGCTCGCCTGGACCCGCGCCGGCCGCCAGCCAGCGGGGGCCCTCCGACCACCCGGGGGCCGTTCCGCATGTGGCCACCGGGCAGGCCCCGTCACTCCACGGGTCTCCTGCGCCCGTCGCGCAGGGACCGGAGGTGAAGCTGTCGACCCGCGAGCTCGAGCGGGCGCGATACGAGCGCGAAATCAAACGCCGCGCGCAAGCGATGCTTCGTTTTCCCCGGCAGCTTGCCCTGGAACTGCAGCAGGGCGAAGCGATCGTGCGCTTTACCGTTGGCTCTGACGGGGCGCTTCACGGCGCCGTGACGGTGACCAAGTCGGCCGGGTTCCGTCAATTCGATGAAGAAGCCCGTTCGGCCGTGGAGCGTGCGGCGCCTTTCCCGCGGATGCCCGAAGCTCTCGTCGTGCACATGAGGGTTGCCTTCGAGAACCCCGTTTTGCGTTGA
- a CDS encoding TonB family protein, translating to MSSKAHASQRARGARGKRLGFWALIALALHLEAGVALLLFSYFFAPREADLEAARKGAEGESVEIGMLDEDAAREILAELERAEEARQEEETKKEVEAKKAPGQVVELPKPRNQERPKDAKFAAEYDSTVAKETKKFGELKADSRMSADGQAAETTTASPPSEAQPQVAPQAGTKAAALAMRTPGPQGADARAQRQGLGPRNLTGPNPETEAGPPDGDGREQSTERTLPEQPLGGGTPGRAGQYGAPSLLPSLDQVAHAIGSGTQDHLDDVDDGAETALNAKKWKFASFFNRVKRQVRDHWRPAEEYRKRDPTFRIYGMRDRFTLLKVELKSDGSLASVGLDTPSGIDFLDDVAVEAFKQAQPFPNPPRQLVEEGSGLITFRFGFYFEIGGGGASPRMKVFRYNDY from the coding sequence ATGTCGTCAAAGGCCCACGCCTCCCAACGCGCTCGCGGCGCGCGCGGAAAGCGCCTTGGTTTCTGGGCGCTCATCGCTCTCGCCCTCCACCTCGAAGCCGGGGTGGCGTTGCTATTGTTTTCGTACTTTTTCGCCCCTCGCGAAGCCGACCTCGAAGCCGCGCGCAAGGGCGCCGAAGGTGAATCCGTCGAGATCGGGATGCTCGACGAGGACGCTGCCCGCGAGATTCTCGCCGAACTCGAACGCGCCGAAGAAGCCCGCCAGGAAGAGGAAACCAAGAAGGAGGTCGAGGCCAAAAAGGCGCCAGGGCAGGTGGTGGAGCTGCCAAAGCCTCGCAACCAAGAGCGTCCGAAAGACGCCAAGTTTGCCGCCGAGTACGATTCGACCGTCGCAAAAGAAACCAAGAAGTTCGGCGAGCTGAAGGCCGACTCGCGCATGAGCGCCGACGGTCAAGCCGCAGAGACCACGACGGCTTCACCGCCTTCCGAGGCGCAGCCTCAGGTGGCGCCCCAAGCTGGAACCAAAGCAGCCGCGTTGGCGATGCGCACGCCCGGCCCCCAAGGTGCGGACGCCCGTGCGCAGCGGCAAGGGCTTGGTCCTCGCAACCTCACGGGGCCGAATCCCGAGACAGAGGCCGGGCCCCCCGATGGGGACGGCCGGGAGCAGTCGACGGAGCGAACCCTTCCCGAGCAACCTCTCGGCGGAGGCACTCCGGGACGCGCAGGACAGTACGGCGCGCCCTCTCTCCTGCCCAGCCTCGACCAGGTGGCCCACGCCATCGGGAGCGGTACTCAAGACCATCTCGACGACGTGGACGACGGCGCGGAGACGGCACTCAATGCCAAGAAGTGGAAGTTCGCCTCGTTCTTCAACCGGGTCAAACGGCAGGTGCGTGATCACTGGCGCCCGGCGGAGGAATACCGCAAGCGCGATCCCACGTTCCGGATCTACGGGATGCGCGACCGCTTTACGCTCCTCAAGGTTGAACTGAAGTCTGATGGCAGCCTGGCTTCCGTTGGCCTCGACACGCCCTCGGGCATCGACTTCCTCGATGACGTGGCCGTTGAGGCTTTCAAGCAAGCCCAGCCGTTCCCGAACCCTCCTCGCCAGCTGGTGGAAGAAGGCTCGGGGCTCATCACCTTCCGCTTCGGTTTCTACTTCGAGATCGGGGGCGGGGGCGCTTCACCGCGCATGAAGGTGTTTCGCTACAACGATTACTGA
- a CDS encoding bifunctional ornithine acetyltransferase/N-acetylglutamate synthase has product MSQSFASENEHRAFIGQQARMPLGFRAGTTRFSFTPAEVAKPAQMNLTVLAAERPTPDFAAVFTRNAVAGAPVMIGRRRLDEAAVSAVVINNKISNVGAPSGQADAEAVCAAVGHALGVPGTAVLPASTGVIGWKLPVADMIAAAPRAVDALSPESLAGAAAAIMTTDLYPKARTAAVGAGCLTGIVKGAGMIEPNLATMLGFILTDLAVPRERLRALLTRVVERTFNCISIDSDTSTSDMVLLMSSGLVPCPDESAFEAALFAVCAHLAEDVVRNGEGVHHVIRVRVRGVANREWARGIGKAVVNSPLVKTAICGNDPNVGRLLGAIGKVIGASGWPLDPGHARVAMGGRTLFENGSFTLSTKLEAELRAHLEDAELYRSQPTPDGHFHPPLCFPPHERCVEIDMTWPEADAEEVTVVGADLSHEYVTENADYRS; this is encoded by the coding sequence ATGAGCCAAAGCTTCGCCTCGGAGAACGAGCACCGCGCCTTCATCGGCCAACAGGCCCGGATGCCCCTGGGCTTCCGTGCGGGTACGACCCGCTTTTCTTTCACCCCGGCTGAAGTGGCAAAGCCGGCGCAGATGAACTTGACCGTACTCGCGGCCGAGCGCCCGACGCCCGATTTCGCGGCCGTCTTTACCCGCAACGCTGTAGCCGGCGCCCCCGTGATGATCGGTCGTCGGCGTCTCGACGAAGCCGCCGTGTCCGCGGTTGTCATCAACAACAAGATATCGAACGTCGGTGCACCTTCGGGACAGGCGGATGCCGAGGCCGTCTGCGCCGCCGTCGGCCACGCGCTCGGCGTGCCCGGTACGGCCGTACTGCCTGCGTCGACGGGCGTCATTGGATGGAAGCTACCGGTGGCCGACATGATTGCCGCCGCACCCCGGGCGGTAGACGCGCTTTCACCCGAATCTCTTGCGGGCGCGGCGGCCGCGATCATGACCACCGACCTCTATCCCAAGGCCCGCACGGCGGCCGTTGGAGCCGGTTGCCTCACGGGGATCGTCAAGGGTGCCGGCATGATCGAACCCAACTTGGCCACCATGTTGGGCTTCATCTTGACCGACCTTGCGGTTCCCCGTGAGCGGCTGCGCGCCCTGCTGACGCGGGTCGTGGAGCGCACCTTCAACTGCATCAGCATCGACAGCGACACGAGCACGAGCGACATGGTGCTGCTCATGTCCTCGGGCCTCGTGCCCTGTCCCGACGAAAGCGCGTTCGAGGCAGCGCTGTTCGCAGTCTGCGCGCACTTGGCTGAAGACGTGGTACGCAACGGCGAGGGTGTGCACCACGTGATTCGTGTGAGGGTGCGCGGCGTGGCCAACCGAGAGTGGGCCCGTGGGATTGGCAAGGCCGTGGTGAACTCGCCGCTGGTGAAGACCGCCATCTGCGGCAACGATCCCAACGTCGGCCGCCTCCTGGGCGCGATAGGAAAGGTGATTGGCGCGTCGGGCTGGCCGCTCGATCCGGGCCACGCCCGCGTGGCCATGGGTGGACGCACACTCTTCGAAAACGGCAGCTTCACCCTCTCCACCAAGCTGGAAGCCGAGCTACGGGCTCATCTGGAGGACGCCGAGCTCTATCGCTCGCAGCCCACGCCCGACGGGCACTTTCATCCCCCGCTCTGCTTCCCGCCTCACGAGCGCTGTGTGGAGATCGACATGACCTGGCCGGAGGCCGACGCCGAAGAGGTCACGGTCGTGGGCGCCGATCTCAGCCACGAGTACGTCACCGAAAACGCGGATTACCGGAGCTGA